In Etheostoma spectabile isolate EspeVRDwgs_2016 chromosome 20, UIUC_Espe_1.0, whole genome shotgun sequence, the following are encoded in one genomic region:
- the aspg gene encoding 60 kDa lysophospholipase isoform X6 translates to MADSCNNKTCLSRVLSQTTLDSTDVDPARTIPLHPGRKRLLSSCTSIECTEPVALRNEARVLVINTGGTIGMTLNDEVLIPQANAFVQNLRKLPLFHDEKYAQETCLFEYYGYKSLVLPRQTPHGDNLFHGLSKSKSRIVYTFLEYNPLLDSSNMTTDDWAKIGKDIEENYENYDGFVILHGTDTMAYTASALSFMCENLGKPIIITGSQVPIYEMRNDGIDNLLGALLIAGQFVIPEVCLYFYNKLYRGNRSTKVDNGSFNAFASPNLTPLATAEVDITINWDTVWRANTTERFKVSPKLNRNVGLLRLFPGITSATVRAFLQSPMEGVVLETYGSGNAPDNRPDLLNELKEATNSGVIIMNCTQCLRGTVSAAYSTGKVLKDAGLIAGHDMTPEAALSKLSYVLAQEDLNLDEKKMMMAQNLRGEMSADLAGAKLCLRDSRFIQVIAKSLNISCKEELETIRDALNPTLACAAAKIGDIDALKALKEMGSNLSLGDYDGRTPLHVAACEGNLKLVEYLLGQGATVYAKDRYGDTPLSNAVRFSALQPDAHIRSDRKHRESRVKEQQWGVSSEPVLPTCSQFHR, encoded by the exons ATGGCGGATTCCTGCAACAACAAGACATGCCTTTCCCGGGTTTTATCACAGACTACGCTGGATTCGACAGATGTTGATCCAGCGAGAACTATTCCGCTGCATCCAGGCCGAAAGAGACTGTTATCGAGCTGCACATCGATCGAGTGCACTGAGCCGGTGGCTTTACGCAACGAGGCGCGAGTCCTGGTTATCAACACCGGAGGAACCATCGGGATGACTCTGAATGATGAGG TGTTAATCCCACAAGCCAATGCATTTGTGCAGAACCTACGCAAGTTGCCCCTCTTCCACGATGAGAAGTATGCCCAGGAGACCTGCCTGTTTGAGTACTATGGATATAAGAGCCTGGTCTTGCC GAGGCAAACACCCCATGGTGACAATCTATTTCATGG GCTGAGTAAAAGCAAAAGCAGGATAGTCTACACTTTTTTAGAGTACAACCCTTTGCTGGACTCCTCTAATATGACCACAGACGACTGGGCTAAAATTGGAAAGGACATTGAG gaAAACTATGAAAACTATGATGGTTTTGTCATCCTCCATGGCACAGACACTATGGCCTACACAGCCTCTGCTCTGTCCTTCATGTGTGAAAATTTGGGCAAACCAATCATTATCACTGGATCACAG GTGCCGATCTATGAGATGAGGAATGATGGCATAGACAACCTGCTGGGGGCGCTGCTTATTGCTGGCCAGTTTGTCATTCCTGAG GTGTGCCTGTATTTTTACAACAAACTCTACAGAGGAAATCGTTCGACCAAGGTGGATAATGGGAGTTTTAATGCATTCGCCTCTCCTAACTTGACCCCTTTGGCCACTGCTGAAGTGGACATTACAA TCAACTGGGATACGGTGTGGAGGGCAAACACCACAGAAAGGTTTAAAGTCAGCCCTAAGCTGAACAGGAACGTGGGCCTGCTCAGGCTGTTCCCAGGGATCACCTCTGCTACT GTAAGGGCTTTCCTGCAGTCACCCATGGAAGGTGTGGTCTTGGAGACCTACGGCAGTGGAAATGCCCCCGATAACCGACCCGACCTGTTAAATGAGTTGAAGGAGGCCACCAACTCTGGTGTCATCATCATGAACTGCACCCAGTGTCTGAGGGGAACCGTGTCTGCAGCTTACTCCACTGGCAAG GTATTGAAGGATGCAGGGCTGATAGCTGGCCATGACATGACTCCAGAGGCTGCCCTTTCAAAGCTGTCTTACGTATTGGCCCAGGAAGACTTGAATcttgatgaaaagaaaatg aTGATGGCTCAGAACCTGCGAGGTGAGATGAGTGCCGACTTAGCAGGAGCCAAGCTGTGTCTGAGAGACAGCCGTTTCATCCAGGTCATCGCCAAGTCTCTCAACATCAGCTGCAAAGAA GAGCTGGAAACCATTCGTGATGCCCTGAATCCCACACTGGCATGTGCTGCTGCTAAGATCGGAGACATAGACGCCTTGAAAGCCCTAAAGGAAATG GGCAGTAACTTGTCTCTGGGTGACTATGATGGACGTACTCCCCTACATGTTGCCGCCTGTGAGGGCAACCTCAAACTGGTGGAGTACCTACTGGGTCAGGGAGCTACAGTCTATGCTAAAGATCGCTATGGGGACACACCCCTAAGCAACGCTGTACGCTTTAG TGCACTACAGCCTGATGCCCATATAAGGAGTGACAGAAAGCATAGAGAAAGCAGGGTTAAGGAACAACAATGGGGAGTGTCCTCTGAACCAGTCCTACCAACCTGCTCCCAGTTTCACAGATGA